The Paenalcaligenes faecalis genome has a window encoding:
- the panC gene encoding pantoate--beta-alanine ligase encodes MKVVHTIQELRDQLQGQLRVAFVPTMGNLHEGHLSLMKMARQHGDPVVASIFVNPLQFGPTEDFAEYPRTLAQDIEKLEKARDVYVLFAPSEKEMYPEPQSFRMQPPNDLGNILEGEFRPGFFDGVSTVVMKLFSCVQPRVAVFGKKDYQQLMVVRKMCRQFQLPVKILAHETVRETDGLALSSRNRYLTEAERNQAPQLYACLQAVRERVLAGETDVRAIEQEAALRLTQQGWDVDYLSLRRQSDLLLPSAAELAAGEPLVALGAAHLGQTRLIDNLEL; translated from the coding sequence GTGAAAGTTGTTCATACTATTCAAGAGTTACGAGATCAGTTGCAAGGTCAATTACGGGTCGCATTTGTACCCACAATGGGGAATTTGCACGAAGGTCATTTGTCACTCATGAAAATGGCACGCCAGCACGGGGACCCTGTGGTTGCCAGTATCTTTGTGAATCCATTGCAGTTTGGGCCCACAGAGGACTTTGCTGAATATCCGCGCACATTAGCCCAAGACATAGAAAAGCTAGAAAAAGCACGTGATGTGTATGTGCTGTTTGCGCCGTCCGAAAAGGAAATGTATCCGGAGCCGCAAAGTTTTCGTATGCAGCCCCCCAATGATTTAGGCAATATCCTAGAGGGCGAGTTTAGACCTGGTTTTTTTGATGGCGTCAGCACAGTCGTCATGAAGTTATTTTCTTGTGTGCAGCCTAGAGTCGCTGTGTTTGGAAAAAAGGACTACCAGCAGTTGATGGTTGTACGCAAAATGTGTAGACAATTTCAGCTACCTGTAAAGATTCTTGCTCATGAGACAGTACGTGAAACAGACGGGTTAGCTTTGTCATCGCGTAACCGCTATTTGACGGAAGCCGAACGTAACCAAGCCCCGCAACTGTATGCCTGTTTACAGGCAGTACGAGAGCGAGTTTTAGCGGGGGAAACCGATGTGCGCGCTATTGAGCAAGAGGCTGCTCTGCGATTGACGCAACAAGGGTGGGATGTGGACTATTTATCCTTGCGTCGTCAAAGCGATTTGTTGTTGCCTTCTGCCGCTGAATTAGCCGCTGGAGAGCCTTTGGTTGCTTTAGGGGCTGCTCATTTAGGGCAGACGCGCTTGATAGATAACTTAGAATTATAA
- the coaE gene encoding dephospho-CoA kinase (Dephospho-CoA kinase (CoaE) performs the final step in coenzyme A biosynthesis.), which yields MQKIGLTGGIGSGKSYVADLFQQWGATVVDTDVIAHQLTAPAGAAIEPIRQHFGDAFITEQGAMNRDRMRDLVFKHPLQRQDLQNILHPLIRDFTFRQVEQAQGCYVVVVVPLLIESGSWASYVDRVCVVDCDEATQINRVVQRNGLTPEQIQRIMQAQATRQQRLAVADDVIVNDVNTSLEQLTIQAQQLHNQWCKLS from the coding sequence ATGCAAAAAATTGGATTAACCGGTGGCATTGGCTCAGGGAAATCGTATGTGGCAGACCTCTTTCAGCAGTGGGGGGCGACGGTTGTAGATACGGATGTGATTGCACACCAGTTGACCGCGCCCGCTGGCGCTGCCATTGAGCCAATCCGCCAGCATTTTGGCGATGCTTTTATCACTGAGCAGGGGGCAATGAATCGAGATCGAATGCGCGATCTGGTTTTTAAGCACCCCTTACAGCGGCAAGATTTGCAAAACATATTGCACCCTTTGATTAGAGACTTTACATTTAGACAGGTAGAGCAAGCTCAAGGGTGCTATGTTGTAGTGGTCGTGCCGCTGCTCATCGAATCAGGCTCTTGGGCGTCTTATGTGGATCGGGTCTGTGTGGTGGACTGTGATGAGGCCACACAAATCAATCGCGTTGTGCAACGCAACGGGCTGACGCCTGAGCAGATACAACGTATTATGCAGGCTCAGGCCACACGCCAACAAAGACTTGCCGTGGCTGATGATGTTATTGTGAATGATGTAAATACATCCCTAGAGCAACTGACGATACAGGCGCAGCAATTACACAATCAATGGTGCAAGCTCTCTTAA
- a CDS encoding DHA2 family efflux MFS transporter permease subunit produces MSTKDATPLSPREQRSIRMIPYIVGCALFMQMLDSTVVATALPMIADSLGTDVIRTNTIITSYLLAVAVFVPISGWAADRFGARKVFITAIVLFTLSSLACAAAQTLNQLIAARIIQGTAGAMMVPVGRIILLRRVPKDQLLSAMAVLSLPALLGPIIGPPVGGFFATYMTWHWIFLINIPVGILGVMLVLRYIRADIPDSRPPLDWLGFILSAIALASLVVSFESIGHSELTPKQLGILFSTGVITALWYIWHAKQAAFPIIDLSLLRVRSFAISVFGGNLFRFSLGSVPFMLAILLQLGFGMSAFAAGLVTFTSAIGAIVIKPIAPRIIRRFGYRNVLMYNALLTGLFIALCGFFHADTPLWWMSLILAIGGVFRSLQFTAVNTLTYADLDSNAMSRASSFAAMAQQLGISLGVACAAITLNISMAWRQGTNVTADDLFWGFIVIGGLTAISSLSFKRLPLEAGSALQPSKKE; encoded by the coding sequence ATGAGCACAAAAGACGCCACTCCTTTATCACCGCGTGAACAACGCTCTATACGTATGATCCCCTATATTGTGGGGTGTGCGCTGTTTATGCAAATGTTGGACTCAACGGTGGTGGCAACGGCACTGCCCATGATTGCTGATTCGTTAGGCACTGACGTAATTCGCACCAATACCATTATCACCAGTTATTTACTTGCCGTAGCTGTTTTTGTGCCTATCAGTGGCTGGGCCGCAGATCGATTTGGTGCGCGTAAGGTCTTTATTACCGCCATTGTGCTCTTTACGTTAAGTTCTTTAGCATGTGCAGCAGCTCAAACACTTAACCAACTCATCGCCGCGCGGATCATTCAAGGCACAGCAGGGGCAATGATGGTTCCAGTAGGTCGTATTATTTTGTTGCGGCGCGTTCCCAAAGATCAACTACTTAGCGCAATGGCGGTGTTAAGTCTGCCCGCCTTATTAGGCCCGATTATTGGGCCTCCTGTTGGTGGTTTTTTTGCGACTTACATGACCTGGCACTGGATCTTTCTCATCAATATCCCCGTAGGAATTTTAGGGGTTATGTTGGTACTGCGCTATATACGCGCAGATATTCCAGACAGCCGCCCCCCTTTAGATTGGCTAGGTTTTATTCTCAGTGCCATTGCACTTGCCTCTTTAGTGGTTAGCTTCGAGTCCATCGGCCACAGTGAACTCACACCAAAACAGCTGGGTATTCTATTTAGCACAGGGGTCATCACCGCGCTGTGGTACATCTGGCACGCCAAACAAGCCGCTTTCCCCATCATTGACCTATCCCTATTGCGGGTACGCAGTTTTGCTATCTCCGTTTTTGGGGGAAATTTATTTCGGTTTTCCTTAGGCTCTGTTCCTTTTATGCTGGCTATTTTATTACAGCTAGGCTTTGGTATGAGCGCCTTTGCAGCAGGCCTGGTCACATTTACCAGTGCGATAGGGGCCATTGTAATTAAGCCGATTGCACCGCGTATTATTCGTCGCTTTGGCTATAGAAATGTGTTGATGTATAACGCCTTATTAACGGGATTGTTTATCGCCCTATGTGGCTTTTTTCATGCCGATACGCCGCTGTGGTGGATGTCGCTAATCTTAGCCATCGGGGGGGTATTTAGGTCATTGCAATTTACGGCCGTTAATACCCTCACCTATGCCGATCTAGACAGCAACGCCATGAGTCGCGCTAGCTCGTTTGCAGCCATGGCCCAACAGCTTGGTATTAGCTTAGGTGTAGCCTGCGCTGCTATTACTCTTAATATCAGCATGGCTTGGCGGCAAGGCACGAACGTCACCGCCGATGACCTATTTTGGGGCTTTATTGTGATTGGTGGTCTTACTGCCATTTCCTCCTTGTCATTTAAGCGCCTACCTCTAGAAGCCGGGTCTGCCCTACAACCCAGCAAAAAAGAGTAA
- a CDS encoding LuxR C-terminal-related transcriptional regulator, which produces MQIPVLTSVLTQMENVVVGQVLSGKANKNIAGDLILSQRTIEVHRANVFQKMRVRNAVQLVNLLSHHQKNRGQGRQMGPVWFSSSETESTSG; this is translated from the coding sequence ATGCAAATTCCGGTGTTAACCAGTGTGTTAACTCAAATGGAAAACGTAGTGGTGGGGCAGGTCTTGAGTGGTAAAGCCAACAAAAACATTGCTGGCGATTTAATTTTATCTCAACGAACCATAGAGGTGCATCGCGCCAACGTTTTTCAAAAGATGCGTGTGCGCAATGCCGTACAGCTCGTTAATTTATTGTCTCATCACCAAAAAAACAGGGGTCAGGGGCGGCAGATGGGGCCCGTTTGGTTTTCTAGTTCTGAGACGGAGTCAACCTCTGGTTGA
- the zapD gene encoding cell division protein ZapD: MILYEYPCNERVRTFLRVEYLFNRLAFFMDSSEPQLHQVAIATLFDLLDVTERTDLRGMVLQDLERQRIALAALREHPHVSASMLDKMLAEITQAAAGLAEPGRIAQSLRDNEWLNSVRGRLAVPGGSSPVDMPSFFGWQALPAEQRQADIKRWSASFIPLQNALDLILRILRGAGDVVNQVAPNGSYQEMLGGKSFQMLRVWVDEKYSVFPEMSANKYVILVRFSKQVEDHKSSPIKHDIPFQLARCNIG; the protein is encoded by the coding sequence GTGATTTTGTACGAATACCCATGTAACGAACGAGTACGAACTTTTCTGCGTGTTGAGTATTTATTCAACCGTTTAGCTTTCTTTATGGATAGCTCCGAGCCGCAATTGCATCAGGTGGCTATCGCAACGCTATTTGACTTACTAGATGTCACTGAACGTACTGATTTACGGGGCATGGTGTTGCAAGACCTAGAGCGTCAGCGTATCGCGTTGGCAGCCCTCAGGGAACATCCTCATGTTTCCGCTAGTATGTTGGACAAGATGCTGGCTGAAATCACTCAGGCTGCCGCTGGTTTGGCTGAACCAGGCCGTATTGCCCAGAGTTTACGTGATAATGAGTGGCTAAATAGTGTGCGTGGGCGCTTAGCCGTACCGGGCGGATCGTCTCCTGTAGATATGCCGTCATTTTTTGGTTGGCAGGCATTGCCCGCCGAACAACGTCAGGCCGATATCAAGCGTTGGAGCGCTTCATTTATACCGCTACAAAATGCCTTAGATTTGATTTTGCGTATTTTGCGTGGCGCAGGTGATGTGGTGAATCAGGTTGCTCCAAATGGCTCTTATCAAGAAATGCTCGGTGGTAAGTCCTTTCAAATGCTGCGTGTGTGGGTGGATGAGAAATACAGTGTGTTTCCAGAGATGAGCGCTAATAAGTATGTTATTTTGGTACGTTTTTCTAAGCAGGTAGAGGACCATAAGTCCTCACCGATTAAACACGACATACCTTTTCAGTTAGCGCGTTGTAATATTGGCTAA
- a CDS encoding DUF3460 family protein, which yields MAKNYESEITQFLNQFKKQNPETEAGQREGRGRLWDKHIDPELQEGYRTAAVPQPPYVYYQND from the coding sequence ATGGCAAAGAATTACGAATCTGAAATTACTCAATTTCTGAATCAATTTAAAAAGCAAAATCCAGAAACTGAAGCAGGTCAGCGCGAGGGCCGTGGTCGTTTATGGGATAAACACATTGATCCTGAACTCCAAGAAGGCTACCGTACTGCTGCCGTTCCTCAGCCTCCTTATGTGTACTATCAAAACGATTAA
- a CDS encoding prepilin peptidase has product MSYLYLKVVPLYAQQIQQGQLADERLWWWSVVHAYKQSVSISLWCLLSYALLFGLGLWLVVSYKPWCENAPAVNLLLGTIWVGVLALLARIDKQCFLLPDVLTQFLLWVGLLLAVIGQTGSVTTLLVTAAGVYVAGRIINILAGIVIKQPLFGLGDVKLLVALTTWLGPYPVLLLFFLACVLCLISEALQQRCWRPRGHCAFGPYIVSATFLVWLLPYSWVALLRV; this is encoded by the coding sequence TTGAGTTATCTTTATTTAAAGGTAGTTCCTCTCTATGCTCAGCAAATACAGCAAGGTCAACTAGCCGATGAGCGTTTATGGTGGTGGTCTGTTGTTCACGCCTATAAACAGTCAGTCTCTATCTCTTTGTGGTGCTTATTGAGTTATGCCTTATTGTTTGGACTTGGTTTGTGGCTCGTCGTTAGTTATAAGCCGTGGTGCGAAAATGCTCCGGCGGTCAATCTGCTATTAGGCACAATTTGGGTAGGCGTTCTGGCTTTATTAGCCCGTATTGATAAACAGTGCTTTTTATTACCCGATGTATTAACGCAGTTTTTATTGTGGGTCGGACTGTTGTTGGCCGTAATCGGTCAGACTGGGTCTGTTACTACGCTTTTGGTGACAGCGGCTGGTGTCTATGTTGCTGGGCGTATCATCAATATATTGGCAGGAATAGTGATAAAACAGCCCTTGTTTGGTCTGGGTGATGTTAAATTGTTGGTTGCGCTTACGACATGGTTAGGGCCGTATCCCGTATTGCTTTTGTTTTTTCTGGCGTGTGTGTTGTGTCTGATTTCAGAGGCGCTACAACAGCGCTGTTGGCGACCTCGCGGGCATTGCGCTTTTGGGCCTTATATTGTGTCGGCAACTTTTTTGGTTTGGCTGCTGCCCTACTCTTGGGTTGCGCTTTTACGTGTGTAA
- a CDS encoding segregation and condensation protein A has protein sequence MSITEVTETHTLDDKEVYARLYGEPLFAIPSDLYIPPQALEIILHSFEGPLDLLLYLIRKQNFDVLDIPMAQVTAQYLVYVDQLRQSNLELAGEYLLMAALLIEIKSRMLLPVKKADTGEEVEDPRAELVRRLLAYEQMKQAAQELDQLPRLERDFWVAHAQADLHIEQILPDVCAEDLRQAWQSILKRAKLHQSHLVTREQLSVRDHMSQILRRLSETEFLEFNQLFTNLLEQTESDAVAVVVVHFLAMLELVKEALIELSQSHPYAPIYLRLAYAPISSAV, from the coding sequence TTGTCTATAACAGAGGTAACAGAGACCCATACCTTGGACGACAAGGAGGTCTACGCACGCCTATACGGCGAACCTTTGTTTGCCATACCGTCCGATTTATATATTCCGCCGCAGGCCTTAGAAATTATCTTGCATAGTTTTGAAGGCCCGCTGGATTTGTTGCTGTATTTGATTCGTAAACAAAACTTTGATGTGCTGGATATTCCGATGGCGCAGGTCACGGCCCAGTATTTGGTTTACGTAGATCAGCTGCGACAGTCCAATCTAGAGTTAGCTGGCGAATATTTATTAATGGCGGCATTGCTGATTGAGATCAAATCGCGTATGTTATTGCCAGTCAAAAAGGCAGACACCGGCGAAGAGGTCGAAGACCCTCGGGCAGAATTAGTACGGCGACTTTTAGCTTACGAGCAAATGAAGCAGGCCGCCCAAGAGCTAGACCAATTACCACGGCTGGAACGTGATTTTTGGGTTGCACATGCTCAGGCTGACTTACATATCGAGCAAATTCTGCCTGATGTGTGCGCCGAGGATCTACGACAAGCATGGCAAAGCATTTTAAAGCGCGCTAAATTACATCAATCTCATTTGGTGACACGAGAGCAATTATCGGTACGTGATCACATGAGTCAAATTTTGCGGCGTTTGTCTGAGACTGAATTTTTAGAATTTAATCAGTTATTTACTAATTTGTTAGAGCAGACCGAGTCAGATGCAGTGGCGGTGGTGGTAGTGCATTTTTTGGCGATGTTAGAGCTTGTCAAAGAGGCGTTGATTGAATTGAGTCAGTCACACCCTTATGCGCCGATTTATCTGCGGTTGGCCTATGCGCCAATCAGCTCGGCAGTTTAA
- a CDS encoding RNA-guided endonuclease TnpB family protein yields MKQVAYKYRFYPTQEQAAFLAHTFGCVRFTYNAALGFSKEQYELGNKTNYHDWNNHLNQLKRSPKHAWLKDVSSVPLQQSLRHLQKAFRSFFASGFGYPKFKRKQAKQSASYMNNAFKWDAKALSLTLAKMKQPLKIRWSRLFTGTPSSLTVSKTKTGKYFVSILVKEAVQLLPEVSKTVGVDVGIAELAVCSDDQRFTNPRLTNKYAKKLAKAQRKLAKKVKGSANFSKQQRVVAKIHEKIANCRHDVTHKMTRKLINENQVISIESLKVKNMVKNRKLAKQLHDVNFGEIVRQLSYKADWYGRTLSAISQWFPSSKTCSQCGELYQGQWSLAIRRWTCPCGATHDRDLNAAINIHKEGLRLVREPVCGGRECRHTKRLEEVLEDGRD; encoded by the coding sequence GTGAAACAAGTGGCGTATAAATACCGATTTTACCCCACCCAAGAGCAAGCTGCATTCTTGGCGCATACCTTTGGTTGTGTTCGTTTCACCTATAACGCCGCGCTTGGTTTCTCTAAAGAACAATACGAGTTAGGCAATAAAACCAATTACCACGATTGGAACAACCACCTCAATCAGCTTAAACGCAGTCCAAAGCACGCTTGGTTGAAAGACGTCTCTAGCGTGCCGTTGCAGCAGTCGCTTCGCCATTTGCAAAAAGCTTTCCGTTCCTTTTTTGCCTCAGGGTTTGGTTACCCGAAATTTAAGCGTAAACAGGCAAAACAATCGGCCAGCTATATGAACAACGCCTTTAAGTGGGACGCTAAGGCGCTATCGCTCACGTTGGCGAAAATGAAACAGCCATTAAAAATCCGCTGGTCGCGTTTGTTCACGGGAACACCTAGCTCATTGACCGTGTCTAAAACAAAAACAGGCAAATATTTTGTGTCTATTTTAGTAAAAGAAGCGGTTCAGCTGCTGCCCGAGGTGAGTAAAACGGTGGGCGTGGATGTGGGCATTGCGGAGTTAGCGGTTTGTTCTGATGACCAGCGGTTTACTAACCCGCGTTTAACGAATAAATACGCTAAAAAACTGGCTAAAGCACAGCGAAAACTAGCCAAGAAAGTCAAAGGCTCGGCGAATTTTAGTAAGCAACAACGCGTGGTGGCGAAAATCCACGAAAAGATCGCGAATTGCCGTCATGATGTAACCCATAAAATGACGAGAAAACTTATAAACGAAAATCAAGTGATAAGTATTGAGTCATTAAAGGTCAAAAACATGGTGAAAAACCGTAAATTGGCGAAACAATTGCATGATGTCAACTTCGGTGAAATAGTAAGGCAATTGAGCTACAAGGCAGACTGGTATGGAAGAACGCTTTCTGCCATTAGTCAATGGTTCCCTTCTAGCAAAACCTGTAGTCAATGTGGGGAGCTCTACCAAGGCCAGTGGTCACTCGCCATTCGGCGGTGGACCTGCCCTTGTGGGGCGACGCATGACCGCGATCTGAATGCCGCAATCAACATTCACAAAGAAGGGCTGCGACTCGTGAGGGAACCGGTTTGTGGCGGCAGGGAGTGCCGACACACGAAACGCTTGGAAGAGGTTTTAGAAGACGGGCGTGATTGA